Within Enterobacter sp. RHBSTW-00175, the genomic segment TCACTAACCAGCTTATCCGTGAGGCGCTTCATCCGTATCGGGACAATCTTACGATTGTGACCAAAGTTGGGGCGCGGCGGGGCGATGACGCCTCCTGGCTCCCTGCGTTTTCGGCTCAGGAGCTGACGCAGGCGGTGCATGATAACCTGCGTAACCTCAAACTGGATGTGCTGGACGTGGTGAATCTGCGGATCATGTTCAGCACTCACGGCCCGGCGGAAGGATCGATTACTGAACCGCTGACCACGCTTGCAGAATTGCAACAGCAGGGGCTGATTCGCCATATCGGGTTGAGCAATGTAACCGCAGCCCAGGTTGCCGAAGCGCAGAAAATGGTGTCGGTGGTCTGTGTGCAGAACATGTACAACATTGTGAATCGCGGTGACGATGCCCTGGTGGATGCGCTTGCCCGTCAGGGGATCGCCTGGGTGCCGTTCTTCCCGCTGGGCGGTTTTACGCCACTGCAATCTTCCGGTCTTCAGGCGGTTGCGGATTCGCTGGGGGCCACGGCGATGCAGGTAGCGCTGGCCTGGTTGCTGCAACGTTCACCGAATATTCTGCTGATTCCGGGGACCTCTTCCGTGGCGCATTTGCAGCAAAACCTGGCGGCGGCGGATCTGGTGTTGCCGACCGAGGCACTCGACACGCTGAATGCGCTGGTGGCGTAAGTGCGAAAAAGCCCGAAGCAACTTTCGGGCTTTTTTCATTCCGTCATACCTTACACTATTGCGTCTGTTCGGCGGAGGCTTCTGCCCGGCGATTTTTTCGGTGAAGTGCTAACGCTTCTGCCACAATCTCCTGCTTGCTCTTGCGAGTTTCATACGCAGTAATCCTGACATACTCCATTAAGTCTGTTTCTACTCTGGCACTTAACATCTTCAGATCAGCATCCTTTGCTAAACCGCGAGCAGTGCGTTTGTCAGGATAATCACGGGATGGCATAGAAAACGTCCTCCAAAAACTGTCTTGTTAATTCGTGCTATGAAATATGCTCCAGAGTATTCGTTAAGTCAATACGCAGTGATTCACTAGTTACTTTGTTTGTTTTGTTTCTTTTGATTTAAGTCATTAAAAAGTGATTGTGAAGTGATTGTTTGGTGGCTTTTTTTTAGACACTCTGGCGGCGGCATTGAACAAGCCTTTAATGTGAAAGAAGAGAATAAAGCCGAAACTGTACACACTACGGCGCATTTGAAGATTACGGCGACGAAGTAAACCAGTATATTCGCGAGATCCGTATCCGGCATGATAAAACAGGGTATCACTACGGCGTGAAAGGGCGGGTACAGCTCAGTTCGGACTGTATTACCGGGCTGCTGGCCTGATGATTACGCGAGGGTTCCCCATCAGAACGTGAGGTCAAACACATGGATTTTAGTGCGCTTCAGCTTCAGACGACGGTTGCTCCACACCAATTTTCGGGCGTCGCGCCCGTTCCCCTGACCGATGCCACCCAGCAGGAGCGTAAAGATAAGCTTCTGGCGCGGATGGCTGCTGAGGGATACGACGCCCTCATTATTTATGCCGACAAAGAGCATGGCAGTAACTTTGAATACCTGACAGGATTTATTCCCCGCTTTGAAGAGGGGCTGCTGGTGCTGGCGAAAAATGGCGCTGCAACCGTTATTCTCGGTAATGAAAACCTGAAAATGGCCGCCTATTCCCGTATTCCGGTCACGCTTAAACACTGCCCGTATTTCTCATTACCGAATCAGCCAATGGATAACGAAAAACCGCTCGAGGCGTTATTCGTCGAGACGGGCCTGGGCGATATGCACCGCGTGGGGGTTGTGGGCTGGAAAATGTTTACGTCTGGCCAGGTGGATAACAAACAGCTTTTCGATTTACCCTGGTTTATTGTCGATGCCATTAAAAATAGTCTCTCTGATGGGGCGGTGTTAGAGAATGCCGCACATCTGTTTATTGACGGAGATAACGGCACGCGGGTAACCAACAATGCGAATGAAATCGCCCATTATGAGTATGGTGCAAATCTGGCGTCGAACTGCATCCTGAATGCCATGAACGCGGTTGAACCGGGAATGAGTGAGGCGGCGTTAGGGGCGTATCTGGCGGCGGAAGGCCAGTACAATACGGTGGTGACCATTGCCGCATCGGGCCAGCGTTTTGAAAAAGCCAATCTATACCCCACGCATAAACCGCTGCAAAGGGGCCAGCCGCTGTCCATGACCACCGGGTTTAAAGGTGGATTATCCAGCCGTACCGGTTTTGTGATTGCCAGCGAAAATGAGCTGCCAGATACGCAGAAAGATTATCTTGAACGTGTGGCAAAACCTTATTTTTCTGGTGTGGTGACCTGGCTTGAAAATATCAGAATTGGCATGGAAGGCGGGGAGATGTATTCCCTGATAG encodes:
- a CDS encoding aldo/keto reductase family oxidoreductase — protein: MSSIEKSGTYTLGTRTVKRLGYGAMQLAGPGVFGPPKDKNAALAVLREAVASGVDHIDTSDFYGPHITNQLIREALHPYRDNLTIVTKVGARRGDDASWLPAFSAQELTQAVHDNLRNLKLDVLDVVNLRIMFSTHGPAEGSITEPLTTLAELQQQGLIRHIGLSNVTAAQVAEAQKMVSVVCVQNMYNIVNRGDDALVDALARQGIAWVPFFPLGGFTPLQSSGLQAVADSLGATAMQVALAWLLQRSPNILLIPGTSSVAHLQQNLAAADLVLPTEALDTLNALVA
- a CDS encoding Xaa-Pro peptidase family protein, whose amino-acid sequence is MDFSALQLQTTVAPHQFSGVAPVPLTDATQQERKDKLLARMAAEGYDALIIYADKEHGSNFEYLTGFIPRFEEGLLVLAKNGAATVILGNENLKMAAYSRIPVTLKHCPYFSLPNQPMDNEKPLEALFVETGLGDMHRVGVVGWKMFTSGQVDNKQLFDLPWFIVDAIKNSLSDGAVLENAAHLFIDGDNGTRVTNNANEIAHYEYGANLASNCILNAMNAVEPGMSEAALGAYLAAEGQYNTVVTIAASGQRFEKANLYPTHKPLQRGQPLSMTTGFKGGLSSRTGFVIASENELPDTQKDYLERVAKPYFSGVVTWLENIRIGMEGGEMYSLIESILPKEKYGWHLNPGHLSADEEWMSSPIYKHSTQTLKSGMILQIDIIPSVPGYTGASAEESVALADFALQAEIKHAYPELWARIETRKRYLNDVLKIALSADVIPLSSAVAYLRPFFLAKDKAFTC